The following coding sequences are from one Candidatus Binataceae bacterium window:
- the hpnH gene encoding adenosyl-hopene transferase HpnH: MPLRLMLDLNRYMRQKRRAGDKYFPLVLMLEPLHACNLACIGCGRIVEYKDTIRDMMPLDEALGAAEEAGAPIVSICGGEPLMYKHIVPLTKGLIEQRRHVQICTNAILLERFIRQVEPSSYLSFNIHIDGMRETHDRVVDRDGVFDTCVRMIKLLKEKGYRVQTNSTIFRETSAEEIEELIKMLASLRVDGMLLTPGYHYQVLTNDEIYLRKEEMPYKFKRVRKLADDYKIINTPIYLDYLTGERDLLCSPWTTVTRNPQGWKGPCYLITNGHYKSFRQLHEATDWEFYRTKQDIRCRDCKLHSGFEGTVALQFGQNLKDSWRMVRHYMS, translated from the coding sequence ATGCCGCTCAGATTGATGCTTGACCTTAACCGCTACATGCGCCAGAAGCGCCGCGCGGGTGACAAGTATTTTCCGCTGGTGCTGATGCTGGAGCCGTTGCACGCCTGCAATCTCGCCTGCATCGGCTGCGGGCGAATCGTCGAGTACAAGGACACCATCCGCGACATGATGCCGCTCGACGAGGCGCTGGGCGCCGCCGAGGAGGCCGGCGCGCCGATCGTTTCGATCTGTGGCGGCGAGCCGCTGATGTACAAGCATATCGTGCCGCTGACCAAGGGGCTTATCGAGCAGCGCCGTCACGTCCAGATCTGCACCAACGCGATCCTGCTCGAGCGCTTTATCCGCCAGGTCGAGCCCAGCTCTTACCTAAGCTTCAACATCCATATCGACGGCATGCGCGAGACCCACGATCGAGTGGTGGACCGCGATGGCGTCTTCGACACCTGTGTCCGGATGATCAAGCTGCTCAAGGAAAAGGGCTATCGGGTGCAGACCAACTCGACCATCTTCCGCGAGACCAGCGCCGAGGAAATCGAGGAGTTGATAAAGATGCTCGCAAGCCTGCGCGTGGACGGGATGCTGCTGACGCCCGGCTACCATTACCAGGTGCTCACTAATGACGAGATCTATCTCCGCAAGGAGGAGATGCCATACAAGTTCAAGCGGGTGCGCAAGCTGGCCGACGATTACAAGATCATCAACACGCCCATCTATCTCGACTACCTGACCGGCGAGCGCGACCTGCTGTGCAGCCCATGGACCACCGTTACCCGCAATCCGCAGGGCTGGAAGGGCCCCTGCTACCTGATCACCAACGGGCACTACAAGAGCTTCCGGCAGCTCCACGAAGCGACTGACTGGGAGTTTTACCGCACCAAGCAGGACATCCGCTGCCGTGACTGCAAGCTGCATTCGGGTTTCGAAGGCACGGTAGCGCTGCAATTTGGCCAGAATCTGAAGGACTCGTGGCGGATGGTGCGCCACTATATGTCCTGA
- a CDS encoding farnesyl diphosphate synthase encodes MADAKSEERHRRRDPERVSVNHAAVRARNGHLAARAPIVGPFDIERYLSERAAMVERELARAVAEDCGPAARLREAMRYSLLAGGKRLRPILALAACEAVGGAVEVAMAFACAVEMIHTYSLIHDDLPCMDDDDLRRGRPTNHKVYGEALAILAGDALLTDAFAVLARSSAPQAALIATVGELAQAAGSAGMVAGQTIDLLGEGRAMSIEELEHLHSRKTGALFVAAVRGGARLGGAGHAQLLALEGYARALGLAFQVIDDILDVEASAEQLGKRTGKDAAHGKNTYPGLLGLERSRSLARELEGRAHQTLAGFDHRADPLRHLASFAVERKL; translated from the coding sequence ATGGCAGACGCAAAATCCGAAGAGCGACATCGGCGCCGCGACCCTGAACGGGTTTCGGTGAATCACGCCGCTGTTCGCGCCCGCAACGGACATCTCGCCGCGCGCGCGCCCATCGTCGGGCCGTTCGATATCGAGCGTTATCTGAGCGAGCGGGCGGCGATGGTTGAGCGGGAGCTGGCGCGCGCGGTCGCCGAAGACTGCGGCCCGGCGGCGCGGCTGCGCGAGGCGATGCGCTACAGCCTGCTGGCCGGCGGCAAGCGCCTGCGCCCGATCCTCGCGCTCGCGGCGTGCGAAGCGGTAGGTGGGGCGGTCGAGGTCGCGATGGCCTTCGCCTGCGCAGTCGAGATGATTCATACCTACTCGCTCATCCATGACGACTTGCCATGCATGGACGACGATGATCTGCGCCGCGGCCGCCCGACCAATCACAAGGTTTACGGCGAGGCGCTCGCGATCCTGGCCGGCGACGCGCTGCTGACCGACGCCTTTGCGGTCCTTGCCCGCTCCTCCGCGCCGCAGGCCGCGCTGATCGCCACTGTCGGTGAACTGGCGCAGGCTGCGGGCTCGGCCGGGATGGTGGCCGGGCAGACAATCGACCTTCTCGGCGAAGGGCGCGCGATGAGTATCGAAGAGCTGGAGCATCTCCACAGCCGCAAGACCGGCGCGTTGTTTGTCGCCGCGGTACGCGGCGGTGCGCGATTGGGCGGAGCCGGCCATGCCCAGTTGCTCGCGCTGGAAGGTTACGCACGCGCGCTGGGTCTCGCCTTCCAGGTGATCGACGACATCCTCGACGTCGAGGCCTCGGCCGAGCAGCTCGGCAAACGCACCGGCAAGGACGCCGCGCACGGCAAAAACACCTATCCCGGATTGCTGGGACTCGAGCGCTCGCGCTCGCTTGCCCGCGAGCTCGAAGGCCGCGCCCATCAGACGCTCGCAGGCTTCGACCATCGTGCCGACCCGCTGCGCCATCTCGCGAGCTTTGCCGTGGAGCGCAAGTTGTGA
- a CDS encoding alcohol dehydrogenase catalytic domain-containing protein, translating to MCEFTPPHPGPGELLLKIECALSCGTDLKTYRRGHPMWRLPTPFGHEFAGVVVEAGDGVAQFKPGDAVMAAPTAPCGTCFYCRREQENLCPQAMEKMVMGAYADFLLLPAHVVARNTFIKPPALSFEEAALLEPLSCVVHAHALARPAPHETALVIGAGAFGLLHMVALRAAGVREIAVAGRGRERLQWAGELGADCVIDAGTQDSAAEVARLNDGYGPDLVIECTGQVGGWSDALARARRGGRVVFFGGCPAGTKIELDTRRMHYDNLTLIAPFHFRPRDVRRACEMLAEGIPGLRRIINARRPLAELAGVFGMLERGEVLKCAIVP from the coding sequence TTGTGCGAGTTTACCCCGCCTCATCCGGGGCCGGGCGAGCTGCTGCTCAAAATTGAATGCGCGCTGAGCTGTGGCACCGATCTGAAGACTTACCGCAGGGGCCATCCGATGTGGCGGCTGCCGACGCCGTTTGGGCACGAGTTCGCGGGCGTGGTCGTCGAGGCGGGCGACGGCGTGGCGCAATTCAAGCCCGGCGATGCGGTGATGGCGGCGCCGACCGCGCCCTGCGGAACTTGCTTTTACTGCCGTCGCGAACAGGAAAATCTCTGCCCGCAGGCGATGGAAAAAATGGTGATGGGCGCGTACGCGGACTTTCTGCTGCTGCCCGCGCACGTGGTCGCGCGCAACACGTTCATCAAGCCGCCCGCGCTCAGTTTCGAGGAAGCCGCGCTGCTCGAGCCGCTCTCCTGCGTGGTTCATGCGCATGCGCTGGCGAGGCCCGCGCCGCACGAGACCGCGCTGGTCATCGGTGCCGGCGCCTTCGGCCTGCTGCACATGGTGGCGCTGCGCGCGGCTGGCGTGCGCGAGATCGCGGTCGCCGGGCGCGGCCGCGAGCGCTTGCAATGGGCGGGCGAGCTGGGCGCCGATTGCGTCATCGACGCGGGCACGCAGGATTCCGCCGCCGAAGTGGCGCGGCTCAACGACGGATACGGTCCCGACCTGGTGATCGAATGCACGGGGCAGGTCGGCGGATGGAGCGACGCGCTCGCGCGGGCGCGCCGCGGCGGCCGCGTGGTGTTTTTCGGCGGATGCCCTGCCGGGACCAAAATCGAGCTCGATACGCGCCGAATGCATTACGACAATCTGACGCTGATCGCGCCCTTTCATTTCCGCCCGCGCGACGTGCGCCGCGCATGCGAGATGCTCGCCGAGGGCATCCCCGGTCTGCGGCGCATCATCAATGCGCGCCGCCCGCTGGCCGAACTGGCCGGGGTGTTCGGCATGCTCGAACGCGGCGAGGTGTTGAAGTGCGCCATCGTTCCCTGA
- the shc gene encoding squalene--hopene cyclase produces the protein MSEALDIAIGGAAASAVIAPSPHDEFAAKIHSAIDRAQRALLKLQHPEGYWQAALEANAEMNAEFIIFNRFMGVSDPAMEARLQRYLLDTQMADGSWSLFPGGEGDLSTTIEAYFALKLSGMRAGDEQMMQARRWILARGGIARAGTLARFYLAAMNQVPWDCTTALPVEWILTPLWLPVNLYELSSWARATVVALMLLRAGKPVVEVDWRQGVLELYIQPPHFTKFELPRAAWWSPRKFFNLADRLLGAYDRHHLKRLRARAISRAEQWLLEHQDANGSWGGIQPCYLLSTMALKGLGYRNDHPVIKKALEATHELIWDYGDSILYQPCVSPNWDTALAAKALIDSGLAPDHPALRDAGKWLLDHQIFKKGDWSVKRPNLEPGGWAFEFYNDWYPDVDDSAVILMVLAGSAANDAAARERAINLGANWVMGMQSKDGGFAAFDVDNDATWLNYATFAADTEAATDPTCPDLTGRVLEMMAAVGYRADHPVARRAIAWLKREQEADGSWWGRWGVNYIYGTFSALSGLRAIDVDVNEPWIKRAVAWLKSVQNADGGWGENCLSDKDPAWRGRGNSTASQTAWAIIGLLAGEDEVSPAVMRGVQWLVERQRESGDWEDTEFTGTGFPNHFYLRYHMYAHYFPLMALGRLRKRLGELAAR, from the coding sequence ATGAGTGAAGCTCTCGACATCGCTATCGGCGGGGCCGCGGCGTCGGCCGTTATTGCGCCTTCGCCGCACGACGAGTTCGCCGCGAAGATTCATTCCGCGATCGACCGTGCGCAGCGCGCCCTGCTCAAACTCCAGCATCCCGAGGGCTACTGGCAGGCGGCACTCGAAGCCAACGCGGAGATGAACGCCGAGTTCATCATCTTCAACCGCTTCATGGGCGTCAGCGATCCGGCGATGGAGGCCAGGCTCCAGCGCTACCTGCTCGACACTCAGATGGCCGACGGCAGCTGGAGCCTGTTCCCGGGCGGCGAGGGCGACCTCTCGACCACCATCGAGGCCTACTTCGCGCTCAAGCTGAGCGGTATGCGTGCGGGCGACGAGCAGATGATGCAGGCGCGGCGCTGGATCCTCGCGCGCGGCGGCATCGCGCGCGCGGGCACGCTTGCCCGCTTCTACCTCGCCGCGATGAATCAGGTGCCGTGGGACTGCACCACCGCGTTGCCGGTGGAGTGGATACTCACGCCGCTATGGTTGCCGGTCAATCTCTACGAGCTGTCGTCGTGGGCGCGCGCGACGGTGGTCGCGCTGATGCTGTTGCGCGCGGGCAAGCCGGTGGTGGAGGTGGACTGGCGCCAGGGGGTGCTGGAGCTTTACATCCAGCCGCCGCACTTCACCAAATTCGAGCTGCCGCGCGCCGCCTGGTGGTCGCCGCGCAAGTTCTTCAACCTTGCCGACCGCCTGCTGGGTGCCTACGACCGCCATCATCTGAAGCGGCTGCGCGCGAGGGCGATCTCGCGCGCCGAACAGTGGCTGCTCGAGCATCAGGACGCCAACGGTTCGTGGGGCGGCATTCAGCCGTGTTATCTGCTCAGCACGATGGCGCTCAAGGGGCTCGGCTACCGCAACGATCATCCGGTTATCAAAAAGGCGCTCGAGGCAACCCACGAGCTGATCTGGGACTACGGCGACTCGATCCTCTACCAGCCTTGCGTGTCGCCCAACTGGGACACCGCGCTCGCCGCCAAGGCGTTGATCGATTCCGGGCTGGCGCCCGACCATCCCGCGCTGCGCGACGCCGGCAAATGGCTCCTCGATCATCAGATCTTCAAGAAGGGCGACTGGTCGGTGAAGCGGCCAAATCTCGAGCCCGGCGGATGGGCCTTCGAGTTCTACAATGATTGGTACCCCGACGTTGACGACTCCGCGGTCATCCTGATGGTGCTTGCAGGAAGCGCGGCCAACGACGCCGCGGCGCGCGAGCGCGCGATCAACCTGGGCGCGAACTGGGTGATGGGGATGCAGTCGAAGGACGGCGGCTTTGCCGCCTTCGACGTCGACAACGACGCCACCTGGCTGAACTATGCGACCTTCGCCGCCGACACCGAAGCGGCGACCGATCCGACCTGTCCCGACCTGACCGGGCGCGTGCTCGAGATGATGGCCGCGGTGGGATACCGCGCCGACCACCCGGTGGCGCGCCGCGCGATCGCGTGGCTCAAACGCGAGCAGGAAGCAGATGGCTCGTGGTGGGGCCGCTGGGGTGTCAATTACATCTACGGAACCTTCTCGGCGCTCTCGGGCCTGCGCGCGATCGACGTTGACGTGAACGAACCGTGGATCAAACGCGCGGTTGCCTGGTTGAAATCGGTGCAGAACGCCGACGGCGGATGGGGTGAGAACTGCCTGAGCGACAAGGACCCCGCGTGGCGCGGACGAGGCAACAGCACCGCGTCGCAGACCGCGTGGGCGATCATCGGGCTGCTCGCCGGCGAGGACGAAGTGAGCCCGGCAGTGATGCGGGGCGTGCAATGGCTGGTCGAGCGTCAGCGCGAGTCGGGCGACTGGGAAGACACGGAGTTCACCGGCACCGGCTTTCCGAACCATTTTTATCTGCGCTACCACATGTATGCGCATTATTTTCCACTGATGGCGCTGGGACGGTTGCGCAAGCGGCTCGGCGAGCTTGCCGCGCGCTGA
- a CDS encoding 1-deoxy-D-xylulose-5-phosphate reductoisomerase, translating into MKTIAILGSTGSVGVTTLDVVARFRDRFRVAALAAGRNLDLLVEQVERFRPELVSVATAELAAELRRRLGCDCKAEIAHGTDGAVAVATHPEVHIVVSALVGALGLGPTLAAIAAGKDIAFANKEVLVVAGELMTRAVGERGVRLLPVDSEHNAIFQCLEGRARDSVKRIILTASGGPFLRLAPERFASVTIAEALNHPTWRMGSKITIDSATLMNKGLEVIEAHWLFDLPPERIAVVIHPQSVVHSMVEFIDGSVIAEMAVPDMAIPVAYALAFPERLPLDHLKPLSLAEVGHLTFEAPDPARFPCLRLAYEALREGGTMAACLNAANEELVAGFLAGGVRFVDIPRHVETVMARHHNRSARTLEDLYEVDGWARAQARELIGAPRAAPL; encoded by the coding sequence GTGAAGACGATCGCGATTCTCGGCTCTACCGGTTCGGTCGGAGTCACCACGCTCGACGTGGTGGCGCGCTTTCGCGATCGCTTCCGGGTCGCCGCGCTCGCCGCCGGCCGCAATCTCGACCTGCTGGTCGAGCAGGTCGAGCGCTTCCGCCCCGAGCTGGTCTCGGTCGCCACGGCCGAGCTGGCCGCCGAGCTGCGCCGGCGCCTCGGTTGCGACTGCAAGGCCGAGATAGCCCACGGCACCGACGGCGCGGTAGCCGTTGCCACCCATCCCGAAGTGCATATCGTGGTCTCGGCGCTGGTCGGGGCATTGGGCCTGGGCCCGACGCTGGCCGCGATCGCGGCCGGCAAGGATATCGCCTTCGCCAACAAGGAGGTGCTGGTCGTCGCGGGCGAGCTGATGACGCGCGCGGTGGGTGAGCGCGGCGTGCGTCTGCTGCCGGTGGACAGCGAGCACAACGCGATTTTCCAGTGCCTCGAAGGCCGCGCGCGCGATTCCGTCAAGCGCATCATCCTGACCGCCTCGGGCGGCCCGTTTCTGCGGCTTGCTCCGGAGCGCTTCGCCTCGGTGACCATCGCCGAGGCGCTCAACCATCCGACGTGGCGGATGGGCAGCAAGATCACCATCGACTCGGCGACGCTGATGAACAAGGGGCTCGAGGTGATCGAAGCGCACTGGCTGTTCGACCTGCCGCCCGAGCGTATCGCCGTCGTCATCCATCCGCAGAGCGTCGTGCATTCGATGGTAGAGTTCATCGACGGCTCGGTGATCGCCGAGATGGCGGTGCCGGATATGGCGATTCCGGTCGCTTACGCGCTCGCATTTCCCGAGCGCCTGCCGCTCGATCATCTCAAGCCGCTTTCGCTCGCCGAGGTTGGCCACCTGACCTTCGAGGCGCCCGACCCGGCGCGCTTCCCGTGCCTGCGCCTGGCCTATGAGGCGTTGCGGGAGGGCGGCACGATGGCGGCGTGCCTCAATGCGGCCAACGAGGAGCTGGTCGCCGGCTTCCTCGCCGGGGGGGTGCGCTTCGTCGATATTCCGCGCCATGTCGAAACCGTAATGGCGCGTCATCACAACCGTTCCGCGCGCACGCTGGAAGACCTCTACGAGGTTGACGGATGGGCGCGGGCGCAGGCGCGCGAGCTTATCGGGGCGCCGCGAGCGGCGCCGCTCTGA
- the hpnC gene encoding squalene synthase HpnC produces the protein MKAEDANLAGGHSVGAHGGPAADASSERTTQRALAEAYEFCGRLARSHYENFTIASWLMPRAMRPHMHAIYAYARIADDFADEEKSLARLDEWERELDLAYAGAPRHPVFVALADTARRFAIPRQPFADLLRAFRSDVNFQGFETIDDLMEYARYSANPVGHLVLYLFGYRDAERQALSDMVCSGLQLANFWQDVALDLDKGRVYLPRRDLARFGVSVDDLRAHRAGEGFIALMRHEADYARRLLVKGAALAETVDGRLRRDILMFAGGGLAILRALARVGYDVFHRRPRLGKLDYLRLGWGAMRGRLEA, from the coding sequence GTGAAGGCGGAAGACGCAAACCTGGCCGGCGGTCATTCAGTCGGCGCGCACGGTGGACCGGCCGCCGACGCTTCATCAGAGCGGACGACGCAGCGCGCGCTCGCCGAGGCGTACGAATTTTGCGGACGCCTGGCCCGCTCGCATTACGAAAATTTCACGATCGCGTCGTGGCTGATGCCGCGCGCGATGCGCCCGCACATGCACGCGATCTACGCCTACGCGCGCATTGCCGACGACTTCGCCGACGAGGAGAAGAGCCTCGCCCGCCTCGACGAGTGGGAGCGCGAGCTGGACCTTGCCTACGCCGGCGCCCCGCGCCATCCGGTGTTCGTCGCGCTGGCCGATACCGCGCGCCGTTTCGCGATCCCGCGCCAGCCGTTCGCCGACCTGCTCCGCGCCTTCCGCTCCGACGTCAACTTTCAAGGCTTCGAGACCATCGACGACTTGATGGAGTACGCACGCTATTCGGCGAACCCGGTCGGCCACCTTGTGCTCTATCTGTTCGGCTACCGCGACGCTGAACGCCAGGCGCTTTCCGACATGGTGTGCAGCGGGCTCCAACTCGCGAACTTCTGGCAGGACGTCGCGCTCGACCTCGACAAGGGGCGCGTGTATCTTCCGCGGCGCGACCTCGCACGCTTCGGCGTAAGCGTGGACGACCTCCGTGCGCATCGGGCGGGCGAGGGCTTCATCGCCCTGATGCGCCATGAGGCCGACTACGCGCGCCGGTTGCTGGTCAAGGGAGCCGCGCTGGCCGAGACGGTCGATGGGCGGCTCAGGCGCGACATCCTGATGTTCGCCGGCGGCGGACTTGCGATCCTGCGCGCGCTCGCGCGCGTGGGCTACGACGTTTTCCACCGCCGTCCCAGGCTCGGCAAACTCGACTATCTGCGCCTTGGGTGGGGGGCGATGCGAGGGCGGCTTGAAGCCTGA
- the hpnD gene encoding presqualene diphosphate synthase HpnD encodes MKPEAGAAAAALPLEADYARCATITRRASSNFYYAFMLLPGERRRALYAVYAFCRFIDDIADDVAVGDPGALLGRWRAELGRVYDGSPTHPISRALAHNVRRYSIPRRYFEEIIDGVEMDLARTRYERFEELRLYCYRVASAVGLICIEIFGYRNPRTRDYAENLGVAFQLTNIIRDVSEDAARGRIYLPLEDLRRFGVSEDDILRGVDSYKFRRLMEFETARARGFYAESQRALAAEDRAAMLCAEAMRSIYSALLERIARKNYGVLGRRHRLSTPRKLYLVGRAWAGARLRARS; translated from the coding sequence TTGAAGCCTGAGGCGGGCGCCGCGGCGGCGGCCTTGCCGCTGGAGGCGGACTACGCGCGCTGCGCGACGATCACGCGCCGCGCGTCATCGAACTTCTACTACGCATTCATGCTGCTGCCGGGCGAGCGCCGCCGCGCGCTCTACGCGGTCTATGCCTTCTGCCGCTTCATCGACGATATCGCCGACGACGTCGCGGTCGGCGACCCCGGCGCCCTGCTCGGACGCTGGCGCGCCGAACTGGGCCGCGTGTACGACGGCTCGCCGACCCATCCGATCTCCCGGGCGCTCGCGCACAACGTGCGCCGCTACTCGATTCCGCGCCGTTACTTCGAGGAAATCATCGACGGCGTCGAGATGGATCTCGCGCGCACGCGCTACGAGCGCTTCGAGGAGCTGCGCCTGTACTGCTACCGGGTGGCCTCGGCGGTCGGCCTCATCTGCATCGAGATCTTCGGCTACCGCAATCCGCGCACTCGCGATTACGCCGAGAACCTGGGTGTCGCGTTCCAGCTCACCAACATCATCCGCGACGTGAGCGAGGACGCCGCGCGCGGCCGCATTTATCTGCCCCTGGAGGACCTCAGGCGCTTCGGCGTCTCGGAAGACGACATCCTGCGCGGCGTGGACAGCTACAAGTTCCGCCGCCTGATGGAGTTCGAGACTGCGCGCGCTCGTGGCTTTTACGCCGAGTCGCAGCGCGCGCTGGCGGCCGAGGACCGCGCCGCGATGCTGTGCGCGGAGGCGATGCGTTCGATCTACAGTGCGCTGCTTGAGCGGATCGCGCGCAAAAACTACGGCGTGCTCGGCCGGCGCCATCGCCTGTCTACTCCGCGCAAACTTTACCTGGTGGGCCGCGCGTGGGCCGGCGCCCGCCTGCGCGCAAGGAGCTGA
- the hpnE gene encoding hydroxysqualene dehydroxylase HpnE: protein MVEPRDVVIIGGGFAGLSAAAALAERGFRVAVLEGKPALGGRAYSFADPDSGDAVDNGQHVMMGCYAETLKFLDRIGSRGHLVFHPDLEIEMIERDGRRGVLRTARLPGPLHMSAALMRYELLTRGERMSAMVAGLRLLRMLRYDRAQLGAATVGAAMDVLKQSEQARRCFWYPLAIATLNDEPERASAALLAEVLKRAFFGRRSDSAFVYARVGLSELYCAAAARLVEYGGGVIATRAIVEGLEFDADGAVAGVRLRDGQRLNAANFIAAVPPGQLVRLLPEGAGADPFFAHLGEIGSSPIICVHAWFDREITGAAFAGFVGTATQWMFNKRRIFAGRGERAPGYLSFVISGARRLVEQSNEELLDVIIGDLHAMIPAARQARVVKALVLKEKQATMAPSPAYDRLRPGVSTPVRNLFLAGDWIQTRLPATIESAVASGHAAAAAVAARVAGAASD from the coding sequence ATGGTCGAGCCGCGCGACGTGGTGATCATCGGCGGCGGTTTCGCCGGGCTGAGCGCGGCGGCGGCGCTGGCTGAACGCGGCTTTCGCGTCGCCGTGCTGGAAGGCAAACCCGCGCTCGGCGGACGCGCCTACTCCTTCGCCGATCCCGACAGCGGCGACGCGGTGGACAATGGCCAGCACGTGATGATGGGATGCTACGCCGAAACGCTCAAGTTCCTCGACCGTATCGGCTCGCGCGGCCATCTCGTGTTCCATCCCGACCTCGAGATCGAAATGATTGAGCGCGACGGGCGCCGCGGCGTGCTGCGCACGGCACGGTTGCCCGGCCCGCTGCACATGAGCGCCGCGCTCATGCGCTACGAGTTGCTCACGCGCGGCGAACGGATGAGCGCGATGGTGGCCGGGCTGAGGCTGCTCAGGATGCTTCGCTACGATCGCGCGCAGTTGGGCGCGGCCACCGTCGGCGCCGCGATGGACGTGCTGAAGCAGAGCGAGCAGGCCCGGCGATGTTTCTGGTACCCTCTGGCTATCGCGACGCTCAATGACGAGCCCGAACGGGCCTCCGCCGCGTTGCTCGCCGAGGTGCTCAAGCGCGCCTTCTTCGGGCGCCGGAGCGATTCGGCCTTCGTCTATGCGCGCGTCGGGCTAAGCGAGCTCTACTGTGCCGCGGCCGCCAGGCTCGTCGAGTACGGCGGGGGAGTGATCGCCACACGCGCGATCGTCGAAGGATTGGAATTCGACGCCGACGGCGCGGTGGCAGGAGTCCGCCTGCGTGATGGGCAGCGGCTGAACGCGGCCAATTTCATCGCCGCCGTGCCGCCCGGGCAACTGGTGCGGCTGCTGCCCGAGGGCGCCGGCGCCGATCCGTTCTTCGCTCATCTGGGCGAGATCGGTTCCTCGCCGATAATCTGCGTCCACGCATGGTTCGATCGCGAAATCACCGGCGCCGCCTTCGCCGGCTTCGTCGGCACCGCTACGCAGTGGATGTTCAACAAGCGGCGCATCTTCGCCGGCCGCGGCGAGCGCGCGCCGGGCTACCTGAGCTTCGTCATCAGCGGCGCGCGGCGGCTGGTTGAGCAGAGCAACGAAGAGCTGCTCGACGTGATAATCGGCGACCTGCACGCGATGATCCCGGCGGCGCGCCAGGCGCGCGTGGTCAAAGCCCTGGTGCTCAAGGAGAAACAGGCCACGATGGCGCCGTCGCCGGCATACGATCGGCTGCGTCCGGGGGTGAGCACGCCCGTTCGTAATCTCTTTCTGGCGGGCGACTGGATTCAGACCCGGCTTCCGGCGACGATCGAAAGCGCGGTTGCTTCCGGACATGCGGCGGCGGCCGCGGTCGCCGCGCGCGTCGCCGGCGCGGCGTCGGATTGA
- the hpnA gene encoding hopanoid-associated sugar epimerase yields the protein MAMKSALVTGANGFVGCHVVRALRARGDAVRALVRKGSDLRALEGVDCELRWGDLRDAAAIEDAVRGCDEVYHVAADYRLWLLDPAPMYAANVEGTKNVLEAARRAGVRRIVHTSTVGALGIPADGPGREDTPVTLADMVGHYKRSKFLAEQEALRAAREGLPVVIVNPSTPVGALDFKPTPTGRIIVDFLNRRMPAFMDTGLNLVDVEDVAAGHLLAAERGVVGERYILGGENLTLQELLGRLAARSGLRAPKVRVPYAVAWTFALGAEAIARTVTGRPPRASLTEVRMARKRMFFDSSKARAALGYTARPIDAALARAIEFFRASGVAPWASADAEAHRRSA from the coding sequence ATGGCGATGAAGAGCGCGCTGGTTACCGGCGCCAACGGCTTTGTCGGATGTCACGTCGTGCGCGCGCTGCGCGCGCGCGGCGACGCGGTCCGCGCGCTGGTGCGCAAGGGCTCCGACCTGCGCGCGCTGGAGGGTGTGGATTGCGAACTGCGATGGGGCGATCTGCGCGACGCCGCTGCAATCGAGGATGCGGTGCGCGGATGCGACGAGGTCTATCACGTCGCCGCCGATTACCGCCTGTGGCTGCTCGATCCCGCACCGATGTACGCGGCCAACGTCGAGGGTACCAAGAACGTGCTTGAGGCCGCGCGCCGCGCCGGGGTGCGACGAATCGTCCATACCAGCACCGTCGGCGCGCTCGGCATCCCGGCCGACGGGCCTGGGCGCGAAGACACGCCGGTTACCCTTGCCGATATGGTCGGCCACTACAAGCGCTCGAAGTTTCTCGCCGAGCAGGAGGCTCTGCGCGCAGCGCGCGAAGGCCTGCCGGTGGTGATTGTAAATCCTTCGACGCCGGTCGGCGCGTTGGATTTCAAGCCCACGCCCACGGGCCGGATCATCGTCGATTTCCTCAACCGCCGGATGCCGGCCTTCATGGACACCGGGCTGAACCTGGTTGACGTCGAGGACGTAGCGGCGGGCCATCTGCTTGCCGCCGAGCGCGGCGTGGTCGGCGAGAGATATATACTGGGCGGCGAGAATCTCACGCTACAGGAGTTGCTTGGGCGGTTGGCCGCGCGGTCGGGACTGCGGGCGCCCAAGGTTCGCGTGCCCTATGCGGTGGCGTGGACGTTCGCGCTCGGGGCCGAGGCGATCGCGCGCACGGTGACCGGCCGGCCGCCGCGCGCGAGCCTGACCGAGGTGCGGATGGCGCGCAAGCGGATGTTCTTCGATTCGTCCAAGGCGCGCGCAGCGCTGGGTTATACTGCGCGGCCGATCGACGCCGCGCTGGCGCGCGCGATCGAATTCTTCCGCGCAAGCGGCGTTGCGCCTTGGGCGTCGGCGGACGCCGAAGCGCACCGCCGTTCAGCGTAA